Proteins encoded within one genomic window of Megalopta genalis isolate 19385.01 unplaced genomic scaffold, iyMegGena1_principal scaffold0043, whole genome shotgun sequence:
- the LOC143261233 gene encoding uncharacterized protein LOC143261233, which yields MPNMPLNRSAISISTNIFLADSHFDSCRRVDMLVGAGLFWKVLCVGQHKAGPELLWQKTQFGWVLGGKLTWPASHAPNLTNRCNLQVVTNSELQGQLERFWKIEELPRTNNQIDDCEAHFLETAHRDSSGRYVVSIPFKDNLTKLGNSRDQAERRLLALERKMVRQPELREQYVQFMNEYETLGHMSQVSDTYNASELNYYLPHHAVYKHSSTTTKLRVVFDGSAKSSSGLALNNTQLVGPTVQSDLFSILIRFRLHKYVLSADIAKMYRQLLVEVKDRRFQRILWRRNTTDPIQTYELNTVTYGTASATFLATRVLHQVGLECAERLPETSRIIINDFYVDDLLTGTETILDAQKLKDEITNILEQAGFQLRKWATNSPNILKNMLESVEEKEISIDKDPKTLGLLWSPDEDLLRFSLSFEKHRRVTKRVILSEIAQIFDPLGIIGPIITRAKIIMQELWQLKTGWDESISQELHTQWQQYRNDLQELVSLKIPRGVAMGKLESTEIHGFSDASERAYGACVYLRSLTTSGIWEVRLLCAKSRVAPLKTISVPRLELCGALLLAQLVDKVKRALSMPINSIRYWSDSTVTLTWLKQSPSRWNTFVANRVSEIQVLSDSEHWYHVASQDNPADMISRGTAPSLLASADIWWAGPAWLSMDCKHWTESKIQTVDAPEERQVNTTMVVFKIADDSIFKRFSSYSRLVRVTAYCLRFFNNLRGLHKSKSNQIYKTRALAIAELRLAEETLLRLAQEEGFSEELSALQKTRSLPRSSTLLSLNPFLDSVGLIRVGGRLGKARIVYSKKHPVILPRKHPLTDLIIRYEHIRLLHAGSELVMASLREKYWPLACRRNIRRIVRSCVKCFKVNPRGIECIMGELPAARVTPARAFHTCGIDYAGPFLTKERTRSKVTTKSYLCVFVCFVTKAVHLELATDLSTEAFLNCFRRFIARRGRSHCIVTDNGTNFIGARNELKELGTLLNSNKYNSKISNLLSEERVEWRLSPPHAPHFEGLWESGVKSAKYHLKRIIGEQRLTFEELYTLLTQVESCLNSRPISPISSDPNDLNPLTPGHFLIGDAPTALPSHDLTDIKTNRLSRFQLIQQMFQHFWQRWKREYLHQLQQRSKWRTSSPQALEVGTLVLIKEDNLPPLRWRLGRIKELHLGTDGGARVATVKTADGIFKRPVAKLCMLPIEDTDSKSDVNDSNIDKI from the coding sequence ATGCCTAATATGCCTCTAAACAGATcagcaatatcaatatcaacAAATATATTTCTGGCGGATTCACATTTTGACAGTTGCAGAAGAGTAGATATGCTCGTCGGCGCTGGTCTATTTTGGAAGGTTTTGTGTGTCGGTCAACACAAAGCCGGGCCTGAGCTATTATGGCAGAAGACTCAGTTCGGTTGGGTTCTAGGGGGAAAATTGACCTGGCCAGCTAGCCACGCGCCGAATCTCACGAATAGATGTAATTTGCAGGTAGTTACAAATTCCGAATTGCAAGGTCAGCTAGAAAGATTTTGGAAGATAGAAGAGTTACCGCGTACTAATAATCAAATAGATGACTGTGAAGCGCACTTCTTAGAAACAGCTCATCGGGATTCGAGCGGCCGGTACGTAGTTAGCATTCCATTCAAGGATAACCTTACTAAGTTAGGCAATTCACGCGACCAAGCCGAAAGGCGTTTGCTTGCGTTAGAGCGAAAAATGGTCAGGCAGCCTGAACTGCGGGAACAATATGTTCAATTCATGAATGAGTATGAAACTCTGGGACACATGTCCCAAGTTTCGGATACATATAATGCTTCTGAGTTAAATTATTATCTCCCTCATCACGCCGTCTATAAGCATAGCAGTACAACAACAAAACTTCGTGTAGTATTTGATGGTTCGGCTAAATCATCGTCAGGTCTTGCATTAAACAACACACAATTGGTAGGTCCCACGGTGCAAAGCGATCTATTCTCGATATTAATTAGATTCCGTTTGCATAAATATGTTTTGAGTGCTGATATAGCTAAGATGTATAGGCAGCTGTTGGTTGAGGTTAAAGATAGGCGGTTCCAACGGATTCTGTGGAGAAGGAATACGACAGATCCGATTCAGACATATGAACTAAACACGGTGACATACGGTACAGCTTCCGCAACATTTCTTGCAACACGAGTATTGCACCAAGTCGGCCTTGAATGTGCGGAACGTTTACCGGAAACTAGTAGAATTATAATTAATGATTTCTATGTTGACGATCTGCTGACCGGTACGGAAACCATTTTGGATGCACAAAAATTGAAGGATGAAATAACGAATATTTTAGAACAGGCCGGGTTTCAGTTGCGGAAATGGGCAACAAATAGTCCAAACATTTTAAAAAACATGTTAGAGTCTGTTGAGGAAAAGGAAATTAGCATCGATAAGGATCCAAAGACACTTGGTTTATTATGGTCACCAGACGAGGATCTACTCAGATTTTCTTTGTCATTCGAGAAACATAGACGAGTTACAAAACGCGTTATTCTGTCGGAAATAGCCCAGATTTTTGACCCGTTGGGAATCATAGGGCCAATTATCACGCGGGCAAAGATAATAATGCAGGAATTATGGCAATTAAAAACAGGCTGGGACGAATCGATTTCTCAGGAGTTGCATACTCAATGGCAGCAGTATCGGAATGATTTACAGGAATTGGTTTCATTAAAAATTCCGCGTGGCGTAGCAATGGGTAAGCTTGAAAGCACTGAAATACACGGCTTTTCGGACGCATCGGAAAGGGCTTACGGGGCGTGTGTCTATCTTCGGTCCTTGACGACGTCAGGTATTTGGGAAGTACGCTTGCTTTGTGCAAAATCAAGGGTTGCGCCCTTAAAAACAATTTCTGTGCCTCGGTTAGAGCTTTGCGGGGCATTACTACTAGCTCAATTAGTAGACAAGGTAAAGCGTGCTTTAAGCATGCCAATAAATAGCATTCGTTATTGGTCGGACTCTACTGTTACGCTCACTTGGCTAAAACAATCTCCAAGTAGATGGAACACTTTCGTAGCCAACAGGGTATCGGAGATACAGGTATTGAGTGATAGTGAGCATTGGTATCATGTAGCTTCACAAGATAATCCAGCGGACATGATATCCCGCGGTACAGCACCTTCTCTCTTGGCGTCCGCTGACATTTGGTGGGCAGGTCCGGCATGGTTATCAATGGATTGCAAGCATTGGACTGAATCAAAGATCCAAACGGTCGACGCACCCGAAGAGAGGCAGGTAAATACTACCATGGTTGTTTTTAAAATAGCAGATGATAGTATATTTAAAAGGTTTTCCAGTTATTCACGTTTGGTGCGAGTAACTGCTTATTGTTTGagattctttaataatttacgGGGATTGCACAAATCCAAGTCAAATCAAATTTACAAAACAAGGGCATTAGCTATAGCGGAGTTGCGTTTAGCAGAAGAAACTTTGTTGCGCCTTGCGCAGGAAGAAGGTTTTTCAGAAGAGCTATCCGCACTACAGAAAACACGATCGCTTCCCAGATCAAGTACATTGCTTTCGCTTAACCCTTTTCTGGACAGTGTAGGATTAATCAGGGTGGGCGGTAGGTTAGGTAAGGCTCGTATAGTATATTCAAAAAAGCATCCTGTTATACTACCGCGAAAACATCCACTAACGGATTTAATTATCAGATATGAACACATTAGACTTTTGCATGCAGGTAGCGAACTTGTAATGGCTTCGCTGCGCGAAAAATATTGGCCGTTGGCTTGTAGGCGAAATATAAGGCGCATAGTTAGGAGTTGCGTAAAATGTTTCAAAGTGAATCCGCGGGGTATAGAATGTATCATGGGTGAGCTACCTGCTGCTCGAGTGACACCGGCGCGGGCATTTCATACCTGCGGTATTGATTATGCGGGTCCCTTTCTCACTAAGGAAAGAACGAGAAGTAAGGTGACTACGAAATCTTATTTGTGCGTATTCGTATGTTTTGTTACCAAAGCTGTTCACCTGGAATTAGCCACAGATCTCAGCACGGAGgcatttctgaattgttttagAAGATTCATAGCACGTAGAGGTCGATCCCACTGTATTGTTACGGATAACGGAACAAATTTTATTGGAGCTCGAAACGAGCTAAAGGAATTAGGAACATTGTTAAATAGTAACAAATATAATTCAAAAATTTCGAATTTGTTAAGCGAAGAGCGTGTGGAGTGGCGACTGAGTCCTCCACATGCGCCTCATTTTGAAGGATTATGGGAGAGTGGAGTAAAATCAGCCAAATACCATTTAAAGCGAATTATCGGCGAACAGCGGCTAACGTTCGAAGAATTGTACACATTGTTAACGCAAGTCGAATCATGTCTAAATTCACGACcaataagtccaatatcatccGATCCAAATGACTTAAATCCTCTCACTCCTGGGCATTTTTTAATAGGTGATGCTCCCACCGCATTACCAAGTCATGATCTCACGGACATTAAGACGAATCGATTAAGCAGATTTCAACTAATACAACAGATGTTCCAGCATTTCTGGCAGCGTTGGAAAAGGGAATATTTGCATCAGTTGCAGCAGCGCTCTAAATGGCGTACATCTTCACCACAGGCATTGGAAGTTGGTACCTTGGTTCTTATCAAGGAAGATAATCTGCCACCATTGCGATGGCGTTTGGGCAGGATCAAGGAGCTTCATCTTGGTACTGATGGTGGAGCACGAGTAGCGACAGTCAAAACTGCGGATGGCATATTCAAGAGGCCAGTTGCAAAATTATGCATGCTACCTATAGAGGACACCGACTCCAAATCAGATGTCAATGATTCGAATATTGATAAAATCTAG